The following coding sequences are from one Macaca nemestrina isolate mMacNem1 chromosome 1, mMacNem.hap1, whole genome shotgun sequence window:
- the LOC105497851 gene encoding proteasome subunit beta type-4 produces the protein MEAFLGSRSGLWAGGPAPGQFYRIPSTPDSFMDPASALYRGPITRTQNPMVTGTSVLGVKFEGGVVIAADMLGSYGSLARFRNISRIMRVNNSTMLGASGDYADFQYLKQVLGQMVIDEELLGDGHSYSPRAIHSWLTRAMYSRRSKMNPLWNTMVIGGYADGESFLGYVDMLGVAYEAPSLATGYGAYLAQPLLREVLEKQPVLSQTEARNLVERCMRVLYYRDARSYNRFQIATVTEKGVEIEGPLSAETNWDIAHMISGFE, from the exons ATGGAAGCGTTTTTGGGGTCGCGGTCCGGACTTTGGGCGGGGGGTCCGGCCCCAGGACAGTTTTACCGCATTCCATCCACTCCCGATTCCTTCATGGATCCAGCGTCTGCACTTTACAGAGGTCCAATCACACGGACCCA GAACCCCATGGTGACCGGGACCTCAGTCCTCGGCGTTAAGTTCGAGGGCGGAGTGGTGATTGCCGCAGACATGCTGGGATCCTACGGCTCCTTGGCTCGTTTCCGCAACATATCTCGCATCATGCGAGTCAACAACAGTACCATGCTGGGTGCCTCTGGGGACTATGCTGATTTCCAGTATTTGAAGCAAGTTCTCGGCCAGATGGT GATTGATGAGGAGCTTCTGGGAGATGGACATAGTTATAGTCCTAGAGCTATTCATTCATGGCTGACCAGGGCCATGTACAGCCGGCGCTCAAAGATGAACCCTTTGTGGAATACCATGGTCATCGGAGGCTATGCTGATGGAGAGAG CTTCCTCGGTTATGTGGACATGCTTGGTGTAGCCTATGAAGCCCCTTCGCTGGCCACTGGTTATGGTGCCTACTTGGCTCAG CCTCTGCTGCGAGAAGTTCTGGAGAAGCAGCCAGTGCTAAGCCAGACCGAGGCCCGTAACCTAGTAGAACGCTGCATGCGAGTGCTGTACTACCGAGATGCCCGTTCTTACAACCGG TTTCAAATCGCCACTGTAACTGAAAAAGGTGTTGAAATAGAGGGACCATTGTCTGCAGAGACCAACTGGGATATTGCCCACATGATCAG tgGCTTTGAATGA